In one window of Camelina sativa cultivar DH55 chromosome 15, Cs, whole genome shotgun sequence DNA:
- the LOC104747469 gene encoding L-ascorbate peroxidase 3, peroxisomal-like isoform X1, which produces MSPFSRTSPVSRVTTTMAELVVDAVYLKEIDKARRELRALIANKNCAPIMLRLAWHDAGTYDSKSKTGGPNGSIRTEEEYNHGANIGLKMAIDLCEDVKAKHPKITYADLYQLAGVVAVEITGGPDISFVPGRKDSNACTDEGRLPDANQGFKHLKDVFYRMGLSGKDIVALSGAHTLGRAHLERSGFDGPWTRDPLKFDNSYFVELLKGEQSEGLLKLSTDETLLDVPEFRRYVELYAKDEDAFFRDYAESHKKLSELGFSPTASVTEGTKWIITLKLKLSKHGVAVVAVVVAFSIFNEVRKRMK; this is translated from the exons ATGTCTCCTTTTTCTAGAACCTCTCCAGTCTCAAgagtaacaacaacaatggcggaACTCGTGGTTGACGCGGTTTACCTTAAGGAGATCGACAAAGCTCGCCGTGAGCTCCGTGCTCTCATCGCTAACAAGAATTGCGCTCCGATCATGCTCCGATTGGC GTGGCATGACGCTGGAACCTATGACTCTAAATCGAAGACCGGTGGACCTAATGGTTCGATTAGAACCGAAGAAGAGTATAATCATGGTGCTAATATTGGTTTGAAGATGGCTATCGATCTCTGTG AGGACGTGAAAGCTAAACATCCCAAAATCACTTATGCGGACCTATACCAG CTTGCGGGTGTTGTAGCAGTTGAAATTACTGGTGGACCTGACATCAGTTTTGTTCCGGGAAGAAAA GATTCAAATGCCTGCACCGACGAAGGAAGACTTCCTGATGCTAATCAAG GTTTCAAACATCTTAAAGATGTCTTCTACCGGATGGGACTGTCTGGTAAAGATATTGTGGCACTCTCAGGGGCACATACTCTA GGAAGGGCTCATCTAGAGAGATCAGGTTTCGATGGACCATGGACTCGAGATCCTCTTAAGTTTGATAACTCGTACTTTGT GGAATTGCTAAAAGGAGAACAATCAGAGGGTTTGCTGAAACTTTCGACGGATGAGACTTTGTTGGATGTCCCGGAGTTTCGTCGTTATGTTGAGCTTTACGCAAAA GACGAAGATGCATTCTTTAGAGACTATGCAGAGTCACACAAGAAACTTTCAGAGCTCGGGTTCTCACCAACGGCTTCAGTTACCGAGGGGACTAAGTGGATCATAACTCTGAAATTAAAACTTTCAAAGCATGGAGTCGCAGTCGTTGCTGTTGTTGTGGCCTTTAGCATCTTCAATGAAGTTCGCAAAAGGATGAAGTAA
- the LOC104747469 gene encoding L-ascorbate peroxidase 3, peroxisomal-like isoform X2, whose protein sequence is MAELVVDAVYLKEIDKARRELRALIANKNCAPIMLRLAWHDAGTYDSKSKTGGPNGSIRTEEEYNHGANIGLKMAIDLCEDVKAKHPKITYADLYQLAGVVAVEITGGPDISFVPGRKDSNACTDEGRLPDANQGFKHLKDVFYRMGLSGKDIVALSGAHTLGRAHLERSGFDGPWTRDPLKFDNSYFVELLKGEQSEGLLKLSTDETLLDVPEFRRYVELYAKDEDAFFRDYAESHKKLSELGFSPTASVTEGTKWIITLKLKLSKHGVAVVAVVVAFSIFNEVRKRMK, encoded by the exons atggcggaACTCGTGGTTGACGCGGTTTACCTTAAGGAGATCGACAAAGCTCGCCGTGAGCTCCGTGCTCTCATCGCTAACAAGAATTGCGCTCCGATCATGCTCCGATTGGC GTGGCATGACGCTGGAACCTATGACTCTAAATCGAAGACCGGTGGACCTAATGGTTCGATTAGAACCGAAGAAGAGTATAATCATGGTGCTAATATTGGTTTGAAGATGGCTATCGATCTCTGTG AGGACGTGAAAGCTAAACATCCCAAAATCACTTATGCGGACCTATACCAG CTTGCGGGTGTTGTAGCAGTTGAAATTACTGGTGGACCTGACATCAGTTTTGTTCCGGGAAGAAAA GATTCAAATGCCTGCACCGACGAAGGAAGACTTCCTGATGCTAATCAAG GTTTCAAACATCTTAAAGATGTCTTCTACCGGATGGGACTGTCTGGTAAAGATATTGTGGCACTCTCAGGGGCACATACTCTA GGAAGGGCTCATCTAGAGAGATCAGGTTTCGATGGACCATGGACTCGAGATCCTCTTAAGTTTGATAACTCGTACTTTGT GGAATTGCTAAAAGGAGAACAATCAGAGGGTTTGCTGAAACTTTCGACGGATGAGACTTTGTTGGATGTCCCGGAGTTTCGTCGTTATGTTGAGCTTTACGCAAAA GACGAAGATGCATTCTTTAGAGACTATGCAGAGTCACACAAGAAACTTTCAGAGCTCGGGTTCTCACCAACGGCTTCAGTTACCGAGGGGACTAAGTGGATCATAACTCTGAAATTAAAACTTTCAAAGCATGGAGTCGCAGTCGTTGCTGTTGTTGTGGCCTTTAGCATCTTCAATGAAGTTCGCAAAAGGATGAAGTAA
- the LOC104747470 gene encoding L-ascorbate peroxidase 3, peroxisomal, translated as MAAPVVVDTDYLKEIDKARRELRALIAKKSCAPIMLRLAWHDAGTYDAESKTGGPNGSIRNEQEYSHGANSGLKIALDLCEDVKTKHPKISYADLYQLAGVVAVEVTGGPDISFVPGRNDSDTCTDEGRLPDAHLGFKHLKDVFYRMGLSDKDIVALSGAHTLGRAHPERSGFDGPWTQDPLKFDNSYFVELLKEEESEGLLKLSTDKTLLEVPEFRHYVELYAKDEDAFFRDYAESHKKLSELGFTPTSSVTKVITDNSAVLAQSAVGVAVAAAVVAFGYFYEIRKRMK; from the exons ATGGCGGCACCGGTGGTGGTTGACACTGATTACCTCAAGGAGATCGATAAAGCTCGCCGTGAACTCCGAGCTCTCATCGCTAAGAAGAGTTGCGCTCCGATCATGCTCCGATTAGC GTGGCATGACGCAGGAACTTATGATGCTGAATCGAAGACTGGTGGACCTAATGGTTCGATTAGGAACGAACAGGAGTATAGTCATGGTGCTAATAGTGGTCTGAAGATCGCTCTCGATCTCTGTG AGGATGTCAAAACTAAACATCCCAAAATCAGTTATGCTGACCTATACCAG CTTGCTGGTGTGGTAGCGGTTGAAGTTACTGGTGGCCCTGACATCAGTTTTGTTCCTGGCCGAAAT GATTCAGATACCTGCACTGACGAAGGAAGACTTCCTGATGCTCATCTAG GTTTCAAACATCTCAAAGATGTCTTTTACCGGATGGGACTGTCTGATAAAGATATTGTGGCACTCTCAGGGGCTCATACTTTG GGAAGAGCTCATCCAGAGCGATCAGGGTTTGATGGACCATGGACTCAAGATCCTCTAAAGTTTGATAACTCATACTTTGT GGAAttattgaaagaagaagaatcagaggGCTTGCTGAAACTTTCAACGGACAAGACTTTGTTGGAAGTCCCGGAGTTCCGTCACTACGTCGAGCTTTACGCAAAG GACGAAGATGCATTCTTCAGAGACTATGCAGAGTCACACAAGAAACTCTCAGAGCTCGGGTTCACACCAACATCTTCAGTCACTAAGGTGATAACAGACAACAGCGCGGTGCTGGCACAGAGTGCAGTCGGGGTTGCAGTCGCTGCTGCTGTGGTGGCTTTTGGCTACTTCTATGAAATTCGCAAAAGGATGaagtaa
- the LOC104748761 gene encoding beta-galactosidase 13-like, protein MRIHSSDHSWLLLAILVIILSFSVALSSSDKAKEKEKKTTSVDKKKEVTYDGTSLIINGNRELLYSGSIHYPRSTPEMWPNIIKRAKQGGLNTIQTYVFWNVHEPEQGKFNFSGRSDLVKFIRLIEKNGMYVTLRLGPFIQAEWTHGGLPYWLREVPGIFFRTDNEPFKEHTERYVKVILDMMKKEKLFASQGGPIILGQIENEYSAVQRAYKEDGLKYIKWASKLVHSMDLGIPWVVCKQNDAPDPMINACNGRHCGDTFPGPNKDNKPSLWTENWTTQFRVFGDPPTQRSGGTNFGRTSAHYVTTRYYDDAPLDEYGLEKEPKYGHLKHLHNALNLCKKALLWGQPRVERPSNETEIRYYEQPGTKVCAAFLANNNTESAENIKFKGKEYVIPPRSISILPDCKTVVYNTAEIVSHHTARNYMKSKKANKNFDFKVFTETVPSKIKGDSYVPVELYGLTKDETDYGWYTTSFKIDDSDLSKNKGGKPTLRIASLGHALHVWLNGEYLGNGHGSHEEKSFVFQKPVSLKEGENHLSMLGVLTGFPDSGSYMEHRYTGPRSVSILGLSSGPLDLTEQNKWGNKVGMEGERLGIHAEEGLEKVKWQKLSGKEPGLTWYQTYFDAPESQSAAAIRMNGMGKGLIWVNGEGVGRYWMSFLPPLGQPTQIEYHIPRSFLKPKKNLLVIFEEEANVKPELIDFVIVNRDTVCSFIGENYTPSVRHWTRKNDQVQAITDDVQLTAKLKCSGTKKISAVEFASFGNPNGTCGNFTLGTCNAPVSKQVVEKYCLGKAQCAIPVNKSTFQQDKKDSCPKVAKKLAVQVKCGRDKKN, encoded by the exons ATGAGAATACATTCTTCTGATCATTCATGGCTTTTATTAGCCATTCTCGTGATTATCCTCTCCTTCTCTGTAGCTCTCTCAAGCAGTGACAAagcgaaagagaaagagaagaagacgactTCGGTcgataaaaagaaagaagtaactTATGATGGAACGTCTTTGATCATCAATGGAAATAGAGAACTCCTTTACTCTGGCTCCATACATTACCCTCGTAGCACTCCTGAA ATGTGGCCAAACATCATCAAGAGAGCGAAACAAGGCGGGTTGAACACGATTCAGACATATGTTTTTTGGAACGTGCATGAACCTGAGCAGGGAAAg TTCAATTTTTCGGGTAGATCCGATTTGGTGAAGTTCATAAGATTGATTGAGAAGAACGGTATGTATGTAACCTTGAGGCTTGGACCTTTTATTCAAGCTGAATGGACTCATGG AGGACTTCCTTACTGGCTGAGAGAAGTTCCCGGGATCTTCTTCCGTACCGATAATGAACCTTTCAAG GAACATACAGAGAGGTATGTTAAGGTGATACTTGacatgatgaagaaggagaagctttTTGCTTCACAAGGAGGTCCCATTATATTAGGACAG ATAGAGAATGAGTATAGTGCAGTTCAACGAGCATATAAAGAAGATGGATTAAAGTACATTAAGTGGGCATCTAAGTTGGTACACTCGATGGATTTGGGGATCCCATGGGTTGTGTGTAAGCAAAATGATGCTCCTGATCCTATG ATCAATGCTTGTAACGGACGACATTGCGGCGATACATTCCCTGGtccaaacaaagacaacaagcCGTCTTTATGGACAGAGAACTGGACTACTCA GTTCCGAGTTTTTGGCGATCCCCCAACACAAAGATCT GGAGGTACCAACTTTGGAAGAACCTCTGCACATTATGTGACCACTCGTTACTACGATGATGCACCTCTTGATGAATAcg GATTGGAAAAAGAGCCTAAGTACGGTCATCTTAAGCATCTTCACAACGCACTTAACTTGTGCAAGAAGGCACTTCTATGGGGACAGCCTCGAGTCGAGAGGCCTAGCAATGAAACAGAG ATTCGATACTACGAGCAGCCTGGAACCAAAGTTTGTGCGGCTTTTCTGGCTAACAATAACACAGAATCTGcagaaaatatcaaatttaaggGCAAGGAATATGTTATTCCTCCTCGTTCCATCAGTATTCTCCCTGACTGCAAAACCGTTGTTTATAACACCGCGGAG ATCGTCTCTCATCATACTGCAAGAAACTACATGAAGTCAAAAAAAGCGAATAAgaattttgatttcaaagtgTTCACTGAGACAGTGCCAAGTAAGATCAAGGGTGACTCTTATGTGCCTGTTGAGCTCTACGGCTTGACCAAAGACGAGACTGATTACGGATGGTACACCACAAG CTTTAAAATAGATGACAGTGATCTCTCTAAGAATAAAGGAGGTAAGCCTACTCTAAGGATCGCTAGTCTTGGCCACGCGTTGCATGTATGGCTCAATGGAGAATATCTTG GAAACGGACATGGTAGCCATGAAGAGAAGAGTTTCGTCTTTCAGAAGCCAGTTTCTCTAAAAGAGGGAGAGAACCACCTCTCCATGCTGGGAGTTTTAACTGGATTTCCA GATAGTGGATCTTATATGGAGCATAGGTACACAGGTCCACGTAGTGTTTCTATCTTAGGCTTGAGCTCTGGACCACTTGATCTCACTGAACAAAACAAATGGGGAAACAAG GTCGGTATGGAAGGCGAAAGGCTTGGAATCCACGCCGAGGAAGGTTTGGAGAAGGTTAAATGGCAGAAACTCTCAGGAAAAGAACCAGGGCTTACATGGTACCag ACATACTTTGATGCGCCAGAGAGCCAAAGCGCAGCAGCAATTAGGATGAATGGAATGGGGAAAGGTTTGATTTGGGTGAACGGAGAAGGTGTTGGTCGATATTGGATGTCGTTTTTACCGCCTTTAGGACAGCCTACCCAAATTGAGTATCACATCCCTAGGTCTTTCTTGAAGCCCAAGAAAAACCTTCTAGTTATATTCGAGGAAGAAGCGAATGTGAAGCCAGAGCTTATCGACTTTGTAATCGTCAATAGAGACACGGTATGTTCTTTTATTGGAGAAAACTACACTCCTAGTGTCCGACACTGGACCAGGAAGAATGACCAAGTCCAAGCCATCACTGATGACGTGCAACTCACGGCTAAACTCAAATGTTCCGGCACAAAGAAGATCTCCGCTGTGGAATTCGCTAGCTTTGGAAATCCGAATGGAACTTGTGGAAACTTCACTCTTGGAACTTGTAATGCTCCTGTCTCTAAGCAAGTCGTCGAGAag tacTGTTTGGGTAAAGCACAGTGTGCAATTCCGGTGAACAAGAGTACGTTCCAGCAAGACAAAAAGGATTCATGCCCTAAAGTTGCGAAGAAGCTTGCTGTACAAGTCAAGTGTGGTCGTGACAAGAAGAACTAA